The following coding sequences lie in one Mycobacterium gordonae genomic window:
- a CDS encoding patatin-like phospholipase family protein, which produces MAERRYPNPRRKPVDLVLSGGGVKGVGLVGAVVAVMEAGYSLKRVSGVSAGSLVGSILAAASNGDQLTTGQIKELALTLPYEKFRDTGPVGHLPVVGPAWGLLRENGMYRGDFAHEWIRGELKNLGVRTFGDLALSDRQMPAERRYRLVVTVTDLTTGQLVRLPWDYRRRYGLDPDEQSVADAVRASMSIPFFFRPVSLTSAAGRTSTLVDGGVLSNFPIDSFDRPDCKSPRWPTFGITVVPQLPESNDQLIPGVSALRLLGPPSVLLEQLITAMFVGHDQTYLSQPWVSARAIRVDSTAVNFLDFSISREEAEALYNKGYESAEAFLSTWNWVDYLERFRQYQ; this is translated from the coding sequence ATGGCGGAGCGGCGTTACCCGAACCCCCGGCGCAAACCTGTCGATCTGGTCCTCTCGGGCGGCGGGGTCAAGGGTGTGGGACTGGTCGGTGCCGTGGTCGCGGTCATGGAAGCCGGCTACTCACTCAAACGGGTCTCGGGCGTCTCAGCGGGTTCGCTCGTCGGTTCGATCCTGGCCGCCGCGTCCAACGGCGATCAGCTGACCACCGGACAGATCAAAGAGCTCGCGCTGACCCTGCCGTACGAGAAATTTCGCGACACCGGGCCGGTCGGTCATCTGCCGGTCGTAGGTCCGGCCTGGGGTCTGCTGCGCGAAAATGGCATGTATCGAGGAGATTTCGCGCATGAGTGGATCCGCGGCGAGCTGAAGAATCTGGGCGTGCGGACCTTTGGCGATCTGGCCCTCAGCGACAGACAAATGCCTGCCGAACGCCGCTACCGGCTGGTGGTCACCGTCACCGACCTGACGACCGGTCAACTGGTGCGGCTGCCCTGGGATTATCGGCGCCGCTACGGCCTCGATCCCGACGAGCAATCGGTGGCGGACGCGGTTCGCGCCTCGATGTCGATTCCGTTCTTCTTTCGGCCGGTCAGTCTGACCAGCGCGGCAGGGCGCACATCCACGCTGGTGGACGGCGGCGTCTTGTCGAACTTTCCGATCGACTCGTTCGACCGGCCGGACTGCAAGTCCCCGCGCTGGCCCACCTTCGGCATCACGGTGGTGCCGCAGCTACCGGAAAGCAACGACCAGCTGATTCCCGGGGTGAGCGCGTTGCGGCTCCTCGGCCCGCCGTCGGTGCTCCTGGAGCAATTGATCACCGCCATGTTCGTCGGTCACGACCAGACCTATCTCAGCCAACCGTGGGTAAGCGCGCGAGCGATCCGGGTCGACTCGACCGCGGTCAATTTCCTGGACTTCAGCATCTCGCGGGAGGAAGCCGAAGCCCTGTACAACAAGGGCTACGAATCGGCCGAGGCATTTCTGTCGACGTGGAACTGGGTCGACTACCTCGAGCGGTTCCGTCAGTACCAATGA
- the cynS gene encoding cyanase, translating to MNRDEITQQIVVARVSKGLSWQQLADAIERPLLWTTSALLGQHPIPADQGKVLVDLLGLDESAVPVLAAPPMRGGLGSVVPTDPTIYRFYEALQVYGGALKEVIHEQFGDGIMSAINFSVELQKKPHESGDRVVVTFDGKFLPYQWISAQG from the coding sequence ATGAACAGAGACGAGATCACCCAACAGATCGTCGTTGCACGGGTTTCCAAGGGGCTCAGTTGGCAGCAACTGGCCGACGCCATCGAGCGGCCATTGCTGTGGACGACGTCGGCGCTGCTGGGCCAGCACCCGATTCCCGCAGATCAAGGGAAGGTTCTGGTCGACCTGCTGGGCTTGGACGAATCCGCCGTCCCGGTACTGGCGGCACCGCCGATGCGTGGCGGGCTGGGCAGCGTGGTGCCCACCGACCCCACCATCTATCGGTTCTACGAGGCGCTCCAGGTCTACGGTGGGGCCCTGAAAGAGGTGATCCACGAACAGTTCGGTGACGGCATCATGAGCGCGATCAACTTCAGTGTCGAGCTCCAGAAGAAGCCGCACGAGTCGGGCGATCGGGTGGTGGTCACGTTCGACGGGAAATTCCTTCCCTATCAATGGATTTCGGCTCAGGGTTGA